Genomic DNA from Filimonas effusa:
CACAACAGGTCATTGGAATGTTGAAACGAAACCGGCTAAAAGACCTTGAAAAAACCGAAGAAGCTCCCAGGTACCTTATTCTGATCGGTTATACTTCATCCCTGTTGGGCGGATTATTAGGTATCATCATCGGCTGGCATCTTAGCTTCTTTAAGAAAACATTACCCGACGGAACCAGGCACTACGCCTATAGAACATCCGATCGCGATCATGGTACCCGTATGATCTTACTTTCTGCAATCGTGCTCATTAGTCTTACCATATGGCTTTACTGGGGAGAATAACTAAAGACTGTACCCCCGATAAAATGCCCCTTATTTCTGCGTCCGGCTCACCCGTTACACGTTTCAAACGCTGGAAACTCGTCATCCTTGCTTCATTGGTCAGCGCCAGGTTATCAAAAAGTAAAGAGGCGTATTATTACTATTCATAAGTTTATCTGTTTGCTTTCTTCTGATGAGATGGTGAATTGGTATACGGCATTTTAATTTCCAGGTCTGCCGGCTTATCTTTTGTCTGGTTTTTTTTACCAGCATAAGATACCATGATGGAAATTAATGCCCCTGCACCAAAATTGCAGATCACCGCATTTATAAAGATCAGGAATAGCAAGCTGGAAGGGCGTTGGGTTTCTGCATTCGCCGGTGCGTTATTTAATATGCTGTCCGGAACTCTTGTCGAAAACAAACCAGGAAAGAAAAAAAGCGTCATTACCAACGCACCTGTCACCGATAAAATAACGCCTGCAAGTGTGGTTAAATGACCTGCTATCAGCATCGAAACAGCCCTCCGTTTATCATAAGGACGATATAACAGCTTCATGTTGTAATAAAATATGACCAGGAAAAACAAGGCGTTGCCTATATACAGGTAATAACTGTTTTCATACTTGTTGTTTTCAAGATAAAAGAACATAGGTATGCTGTAAAGCGCAGCTGCCAATAAGCCAAAAAGGCTGTATTCTGTTAAATGTCTTTTATTAAAAGTTGGTGTGTACATAAACTGGCTTTTTACTAAGCAGTAAAAAATTATACCCTCTTCTGCAGTGCAATGGAATAGTTTTAACTACGAAGTGTAATTGGACATTTATTCCCCCCTTTTGGGTCTTAAATGCCATCTCCCTCACATTATCTGGTCTGGCAATCGGCAGGCAGAAACAGCAGGAAATTTAATTTTACACCTGCTATTAGAAGATTTTACCGGATTTCGCAGCGCCATCCTCATTTTCAACAAATCATATCGGTTCATGTCGCTAACTTTGCAGCATGAACCGATATGTAGTATCCCTGACAATCATTGCTTTTAGTATTATTCATCTTTCCTGGGGCGCCAAAGGCCATCGTACCGTAGCATTCATAGCAGAGAAGCATTTATCGCCGAAGGCTAAAGCCGCAGTAACAGCTTGTTTACAAGGCGAAGCCATAGAAAACGCCGCTACCTGGCCCGATGAAAACCGAACGAACGAAAATGCCCAGTGGCATTTCATCAACCTGCCATTGGGGTTGAACTACGAAAAGTTTGTTACCTATGTAAAAGGGCAGAACGGCACTATTTATACAGCCTACCTGGATGCCAAAGCAACCCTGGCCAATAACAATGCATCTGCAGCACAGAAGCACGACGCATTGAGATTTGTGATTCATCTTGTTGGCGACGCACACCAGCCCATGCATGTTTCCCGTAAAGAAGATAAGGGCGGCAATACAATCCAGGTGCGTTTTAACGGAGAAGGAACTAACCTCCATTCTCTTTGGGACAGCAGGCTCATTTCCTACGAAGGACTAACTGAGGCACAAATGGCCGATCATTACGATAACGCTTCCAAAAGGCAGGTCGCAAAATGGCAAAATGATGACATCATGCAATGGCTTTGGGAAAGCTACCAGCTGAGCAGTCATATTTATAAGAAAACGGCTTCCGGACAAGAGATCAGCAAAGACTACTATAAGAAAAATATCAAAATTATTCACAAGCGCATAGCTCAGGCTGGTATCAGGCTGGCAGGTGAACTGAACAAAATATTCAACTAAACAACAATAACTTGAAAAAGTCCTTTAACCGGTAAGATTAAAGGACTTTTTTATGCCCGGCCTGGTGCCTTTCTACCGGAAAATTCCTGATTCCACTAAGGTTTAAACTTGTGCTACAGGCTCTTTACTTGCTTCGTAATTAATATGTTCTTCAGCTATTCCTGTTAATATCAGATCGGTTTCTTTTTCTTCGGAAAGAATGTTTTCAAACACACTTGCAATTTCCGGTTCGCCGATGGTTCTCGCCAGTGTAGCAAGGCTGCCATAACAAGCTATTTCATAGTGTTCTACTTTTTGTGCCGCAATGATTAATGCAACATCTCGTTGTGCAGTTCCTTCTTCGGTTTCATCGATGACCTGCCACCCTTCATCAAACAATCCCTGCAAACCTGCACTGGGCTCCGGATTGGCAGACTGGTTAATTTTCCTGAAAACATCTTCCAGCAGCTTTCCATGATTTTGTGTTTGTTCAATATGTGTGCTGAAACAACGTTTCAGATCGGTATTGGTAGCATGGTCACGCATGGTTGCCAATACGTTTGCCAACTGCTGTTCCGACCAGTATATCTCCTGCAGCATCGTACGGAAGAATTCTTCCAGTCGTGAAAATGACGCGTTTTTCCCTACTGTTTCCATAGTAGTTTTTTTTAAGTGAAAATTGGTTAGTTAGTCATGCCCTTCCGTTTTCACGATCTTATTATAGATCCCAAAGAGTAAAAACGGAGCAGCCCATTGCCCTACAAATAAGCTTAGATGTTTCCTTCCCAAACATTTTAATGTTAGCGATACCCCCATCGCCGCAATTGATGCAGTGAGGAATAGCGCAGAGGGAAGTTTAGCAGTGTGTGCTTCAAGCTTTTTCGTAACCTCGCCTTCTTCCTGTTGTGTGTTTAGTAAGTCGGTCATATTTACCTCCTTTTTTGAACAGGCCCGCTAACTGATGTTATGGCCTGAATGATTAAAAATAGATATTCTGCTTATACGCCGGAGCCTGCAACCCTGGCTGCACTTCGGCAGCGATAGCTACATAAAAACTATTCCCTGCCCGAAGTGTGCCGGGATAACATTATCTATTTGTGGATAGAATTAATTATGCCCCGTTTTATGGTCAGTGCCATCTTATAATAAAATCATTCCGGCTCATTCCCGGCGTGGCATAGAATATGAAGCGTTTCTGGCTATGCCGGAATTACCAGATCTACAAGTATTCAGCAGCAATCTTACCAGGCTGCTTTCAGGGAAAACACTGCAACGCATAACAGTGAAGTTGAAACGCAGCGCCACACCGGCTGCTGCTTTTAAAAAGGCCCTCGAAAAGCAGGAACTGGAGCAGGTGTACCGCGAGGGTAAAGAGCTGCACTTCTCATTCCGCAATGGAGCGGTACTGGGTATGCACCTTATGTTGCGGGGGCAGCTGCATTTGTTCGGGGAAAAAACAAACGCCAAACATGCTATCGCCACCTTATTGTTTACCGATGGCGACGCCCTTGTTTTAAGCGACTACCAGGGGCTGGCAACTGCTGCTCTTAATCCACCCCACGCGGAGGCTCCTGATGCGCTTTCAGCAGATTTTACACGGGCCTATCTCCGGCAACAACTGTCAGGCTCCCGGGCAAAG
This window encodes:
- a CDS encoding S1/P1 nuclease, whose amino-acid sequence is MNRYVVSLTIIAFSIIHLSWGAKGHRTVAFIAEKHLSPKAKAAVTACLQGEAIENAATWPDENRTNENAQWHFINLPLGLNYEKFVTYVKGQNGTIYTAYLDAKATLANNNASAAQKHDALRFVIHLVGDAHQPMHVSRKEDKGGNTIQVRFNGEGTNLHSLWDSRLISYEGLTEAQMADHYDNASKRQVAKWQNDDIMQWLWESYQLSSHIYKKTASGQEISKDYYKKNIKIIHKRIAQAGIRLAGELNKIFN
- a CDS encoding Fpg/Nei family DNA glycosylase; translation: MPELPDLQVFSSNLTRLLSGKTLQRITVKLKRSATPAAAFKKALEKQELEQVYREGKELHFSFRNGAVLGMHLMLRGQLHLFGEKTNAKHAIATLLFTDGDALVLSDYQGLATAALNPPHAEAPDALSADFTRAYLRQQLSGSRAKIKQLLLNQKVVRGIGNAYADEILWKARISPFSIAGKIPPAAVQKLARAIPKVLKTAEKQIRKSHPGIISGEVRDFLLIHNQHQTHSPGGAAIEHKSSGGRKTYYTREQELFL
- a CDS encoding YciE/YciF ferroxidase family protein; protein product: METVGKNASFSRLEEFFRTMLQEIYWSEQQLANVLATMRDHATNTDLKRCFSTHIEQTQNHGKLLEDVFRKINQSANPEPSAGLQGLFDEGWQVIDETEEGTAQRDVALIIAAQKVEHYEIACYGSLATLARTIGEPEIASVFENILSEEKETDLILTGIAEEHINYEASKEPVAQV